The genomic stretch GCAGCACCTTCGCGGTGGTCAAGACGCTGGGACAGCTGCTCCCGGCGGCGGACCTAATCTTCTGGCGGTTCCTGATCGCCTCTGTCGCCCTGCTGCCGCTGGTCGCCTGGACGCGCCGGAACGCGGCCCGTGCCCCCCGCACCCCGGACGGCTGGCGCAGCCGCAGCCTGTGGCGGGACGGGTTTCTCCTGGGCGCGTGGCTGATCGCCGGGTACGGCACGCAGACGATCGCGCTGCAGACCACGAGCGCGAACCGCGCGGCGTTCTTCACGGCCCTGAGCGTGGTGCTCGTGCCGCTGTGGCTGGTCGTCGCGCAGCGGCGGCGCATGCCGGGCGCGCTGTGGCTGGCGCTGCCGCTGGCCGTGGCGGGCCTGGCGCTGCTGTCCTGGGAGGGCGGCGCGCTCGTCACCGGGGACGCGTGGGCGCTGGCGTGCGCCGTGACGTACGCGGGATTCATCGTCACCCTGGAGCGCATGGCCGGGCGTCACGCGGCGCTGCCGTTCACGGTCACGCAGGTCCTGAGCGTCACGGCGCTGGCACTCGTGTGGCTGCTCCTGGGCGGCGCGCCGTCACTCCCCCCGGCGGCGGCGTGGGGACCACTGCTGTACCTCGGCGTGGCGGCCACGGCCCTCACCACGCTGCTGCAGACCATCGGGCAGCGCAGCGTGAGCGCCGCCGAGGCCAGCCTGATCTACGCGCTGGAACCCGTGACGGCCACGGCCTTTAGCTTCGTGCTGATCGGCGAGCAGGTCGG from Deinococcus soli (ex Cha et al. 2016) encodes the following:
- a CDS encoding DMT family transporter; this translates as MSARARGALLLIAVTCLWGSTFAVVKTLGQLLPAADLIFWRFLIASVALLPLVAWTRRNAARAPRTPDGWRSRSLWRDGFLLGAWLIAGYGTQTIALQTTSANRAAFFTALSVVLVPLWLVVAQRRRMPGALWLALPLAVAGLALLSWEGGALVTGDAWALACAVTYAGFIVTLERMAGRHAALPFTVTQVLSVTALALVWLLLGGAPSLPPAAAWGPLLYLGVAATALTTLLQTIGQRSVSAAEASLIYALEPVTATAFSFVLIGEQVGLRGALGGALVVVATVLSQRADAPHAETPSVQVE